One genomic segment of Deinococcus cellulosilyticus NBRC 106333 = KACC 11606 includes these proteins:
- the lspA gene encoding signal peptidase II — translation MRWGAVVLIVVGVVLDQWLKVWAVSTFREGEFQAFIGGFLSLGLIYNKGAAWGMLGGATLALAVLRLLVGLWITFSLLRGKYGDLWVPLGLIAAGALGNALDGFRLGKVVDPLMSHTLSSITQFLYKQDFPIFNLADVFVVSGVVLLVLRNLVRPAKEKHSSPAA, via the coding sequence ATGAGGTGGGGTGCCGTGGTTTTGATTGTGGTGGGGGTGGTGCTGGACCAGTGGCTGAAGGTGTGGGCGGTGTCCACCTTCCGGGAGGGGGAATTCCAGGCGTTCATTGGGGGATTCCTCAGCCTGGGCCTGATTTACAACAAGGGGGCGGCGTGGGGCATGCTGGGCGGAGCCACCCTGGCGCTGGCCGTCTTGCGCCTCCTGGTAGGCTTGTGGATCACGTTCAGCCTGCTGAGGGGCAAGTACGGGGACCTCTGGGTGCCGCTGGGCTTGATTGCTGCCGGTGCCCTGGGGAACGCCCTGGACGGGTTCCGTTTAGGAAAAGTGGTGGATCCCCTGATGTCACACACCCTGTCCAGCATCACCCAGTTCCTGTACAAGCAGGACTTCCCGATTTTCAATCTGGCGGATGTGTTTGTGGTCAGTGGGGTGGTGTTGCTGGTCTTGCGAAACTTGGTGCGTCCTGCAAAGGAAAAGCATTCCTCACCTGCAGCCTGA
- a CDS encoding TlpA family protein disulfide reductase translates to MKRFIGPLLVVLVVALLGYGLLKEDRSPSSPLEGKAAPQFVLKSIEGQEYNLQKMQGKPVVINFWASWCLPCRAEAPVFRTLTQQAGDQVEFLGILFNDNPVKAQAFQEEFGLKLPILWDPGSRVAINYGIAQIPVTLILDQSGIVVYRRSGEVRLETMQEVLKNLGVNL, encoded by the coding sequence ATGAAGAGATTCATAGGCCCTTTGCTGGTGGTGCTGGTGGTGGCCCTGCTTGGGTATGGGCTGCTCAAGGAAGACAGGTCTCCTTCCAGCCCTCTGGAAGGCAAAGCCGCACCGCAATTCGTGCTGAAAAGCATTGAGGGTCAGGAATACAACCTGCAGAAAATGCAAGGCAAGCCTGTGGTGATCAACTTCTGGGCGTCCTGGTGCCTGCCCTGCCGGGCTGAAGCCCCTGTGTTTCGCACCCTCACCCAACAGGCTGGAGATCAGGTGGAATTTCTGGGGATTTTGTTCAATGACAACCCAGTGAAAGCCCAGGCATTTCAGGAGGAATTTGGTTTGAAGTTGCCCATCTTGTGGGATCCTGGCTCCAGAGTGGCCATCAATTATGGCATTGCACAGATTCCGGTGACCCTCATTCTTGATCAGAGTGGCATTGTCGTGTACCGACGATCTGGCGAGGTACGTCTTGAAACCATGCAGGAGGTGCTGAAAAATCTTGGAGTGAACCTGTGA
- the lnt gene encoding apolipoprotein N-acyltransferase — MNFRINPPCLFPLLGLITGSVFLVTPLSWLTPLLLASLLGRIKDLAVGPLFWGMFQFAFLFFAVHLWWLPVSLGEFFGPMSYLLYVLVLPILSTMWSLTTVLTRWVFEGHFLFFLPFSWMLMEHLRSLGPFQFTWGTLGYAWVNSPVVQVADLGGVPLLSFLTMLLACALADLRKKQGVWLLLLALPMLGGALLYGLVPPGRPEAREKVALVQGNIPPRQKIQRRQQAELEVYLDLSRTLKTRDALVVWPETASPVTVKGDLLSEMLKMQPRWLVGNPRWEGDSYFNSVSAFSSTSSGRYDKRVLVPFGESFPLQGQLSGVYSWVFASLGLPNLRGSPLGNVKPPLGWMGSFTAPTSVTSPPSLNSPDNW; from the coding sequence ATGAACTTCCGGATAAATCCCCCGTGCCTGTTTCCCCTGTTGGGGTTGATCACCGGGAGTGTGTTTCTGGTCACCCCCCTGTCCTGGCTCACTCCCCTGCTGCTGGCATCTTTGCTGGGCAGGATCAAAGACCTTGCTGTGGGTCCCCTGTTCTGGGGAATGTTCCAGTTTGCTTTCCTGTTTTTTGCGGTGCACCTGTGGTGGTTGCCGGTCAGCCTGGGAGAATTCTTTGGCCCCATGAGTTATTTGCTTTACGTGCTGGTGCTGCCAATCCTCTCCACCATGTGGAGCCTCACCACCGTGTTGACCCGCTGGGTGTTTGAAGGGCATTTCTTGTTCTTTTTGCCCTTCAGTTGGATGTTGATGGAGCATTTGCGCAGCCTGGGACCGTTTCAGTTCACCTGGGGCACCCTCGGGTATGCCTGGGTGAATTCGCCTGTGGTGCAAGTTGCTGACCTGGGTGGGGTTCCCCTGCTCTCTTTTCTCACCATGCTGCTGGCCTGTGCTCTGGCCGACCTCAGGAAAAAACAAGGGGTCTGGTTGCTGCTTTTGGCTTTGCCCATGCTGGGAGGGGCACTGCTGTATGGCCTGGTACCCCCTGGGCGCCCTGAAGCCAGAGAGAAGGTGGCCCTGGTGCAGGGCAACATCCCTCCCAGACAAAAAATCCAGCGCCGACAGCAGGCTGAACTGGAAGTTTATCTGGACCTTTCCAGAACACTGAAAACCCGGGATGCCCTGGTGGTGTGGCCTGAGACAGCCTCTCCGGTGACGGTGAAGGGGGATTTGCTTTCTGAAATGCTCAAGATGCAGCCCCGCTGGTTGGTGGGCAATCCCCGCTGGGAAGGGGACAGCTATTTCAATTCGGTCTCGGCGTTTTCCAGCACCTCCAGTGGCCGTTACGACAAAAGGGTGCTGGTGCCTTTCGGGGAAAGTTTTCCCTTGCAAGGTCAGCTTTCCGGGGTGTACAGCTGGGTTTTTGCCAGCCTGGGGTTGCCAAACCTGAGGGGGTCACCCCTGGGAAACGTGAAGCCCCCATTGGGCTGGATGGGATCCTTTACGGCACCTACATCTGTTACGAGTCCACCTTCCCTGAACTCACCAGACAACTGGTGA
- a CDS encoding nitrilase-related carbon-nitrogen hydrolase, with product MCYESTFPELTRQLVKKGAQVLVNLSNDSWFGQGLGAQQHFLMGTVRAIETRRYLLRSGNDGITAVVDPRGQTLGTLPSVERGVLLARFSTLEEMTPFVKYGNWILSFALIALLGGLPLLLRRRAG from the coding sequence ATCTGTTACGAGTCCACCTTCCCTGAACTCACCAGACAACTGGTGAAGAAGGGGGCACAGGTCCTGGTCAACCTCAGCAACGACAGCTGGTTTGGTCAGGGCCTGGGGGCACAGCAGCACTTTTTGATGGGCACCGTGCGGGCCATTGAAACCCGGCGCTACCTTTTGCGCAGCGGCAATGACGGGATCACCGCTGTGGTTGACCCACGTGGACAGACCCTGGGAACATTGCCCAGCGTAGAGAGGGGGGTTTTGCTGGCCCGCTTCAGCACCCTGGAGGAAATGACCCCTTTTGTCAAATACGGCAACTGGATACTTTCCTTTGCCCTGATTGCTCTCCTGGGCGGTTTGCCTCTTTTGCTGAGGAGACGGGCAGGGTGA
- a CDS encoding anti-sigma factor family protein: MKGPDRKPWKTQSAVRQSMMDFTCENTKDHLLNHLLEHTPLPDSTCKHLQDCPNCLQQFQDFRELIQALDFTHSQFPPASLKEKVLERIHLSPEPSEGQNSP, from the coding sequence ATGAAGGGGCCTGACCGCAAACCCTGGAAAACCCAGAGTGCTGTGAGGCAATCCATGATGGATTTCACTTGTGAAAACACAAAAGACCACCTTCTCAACCACCTGCTGGAGCACACACCGCTTCCGGACAGCACCTGCAAGCACCTGCAAGACTGCCCGAACTGCTTGCAGCAATTTCAAGATTTTCGCGAACTGATTCAGGCTCTGGACTTCACCCACTCCCAGTTCCCTCCAGCAAGCCTCAAAGAGAAGGTGCTGGAACGCATCCACCTCTCTCCCGAACCATCAGAAGGGCAAAACTCCCCTTGA
- a CDS encoding DUF2171 domain-containing protein, which produces MEFKEQIQAHMPIRCKDNNDHGKVDHLDGDYIKVAKDDSGQHHWIPLSAVDHVDEHVHLKWGHQEVQQQWLSQDPHPEHRS; this is translated from the coding sequence ATGGAATTCAAAGAACAGATTCAAGCCCACATGCCCATCCGTTGCAAAGACAACAACGACCACGGCAAAGTGGATCATCTGGACGGTGACTACATCAAGGTGGCCAAAGACGACAGTGGTCAGCACCACTGGATTCCCCTGTCTGCGGTGGACCATGTGGATGAGCATGTCCACCTCAAGTGGGGACATCAGGAAGTACAGCAACAGTGGCTGTCCCAGGACCCCCACCCTGAGCACCGCTCCTGA
- a CDS encoding M23 family metallopeptidase yields MWLANGQVANGFGYRQMVVVGKNFHPALDIRGKAGSPVRAAQSGVVKVSCWDTKGFGYTVDHSNSVESRYSHKSKLLVTAGQLVQAGQVLALMGQTDFATVVHVDFRVYVQDKEINPLTAL; encoded by the coding sequence GTGTGGCTGGCAAATGGGCAGGTGGCAAATGGCTTCGGGTACCGCCAGATGGTGGTGGTCGGAAAGAACTTCCACCCGGCCCTTGACATCAGAGGCAAAGCTGGCAGCCCGGTGCGTGCCGCGCAAAGCGGGGTGGTGAAAGTTTCCTGCTGGGACACCAAAGGCTTTGGATACACGGTGGACCACAGCAACAGTGTGGAAAGCCGTTACAGCCACAAAAGCAAGTTGCTGGTCACCGCGGGCCAGCTGGTACAAGCCGGACAGGTGCTGGCTTTGATGGGCCAGACGGACTTTGCCACCGTGGTGCACGTGGATTTTCGGGTGTACGTTCAGGACAAAGAAATCAATCCCCTGACTGCGCTCTGA
- a CDS encoding response regulator transcription factor produces the protein MPVSPTLLLIELHGTTPSGTQRALTQAGYLLLQAEPQDAVIAYQQHLPDLVLLDLSHPEAFHAVQNIRKTSNVPLLTHSLQPSLHTKVQALDAGADDCLDRHCPPVELLARLRAQLRRNVPALPSDVQAAGLNLNLESREVHFGQERIQVTSKEFELLELFARSPGRVFSRGEIERRIWPDYQGDSNVIDVYIGYLRRKLEQAGAPGLLRTKRGLGYGLLDEDI, from the coding sequence ATGCCCGTTTCACCGACCTTGCTGCTGATTGAACTGCACGGCACCACCCCCTCTGGCACCCAGCGTGCACTCACCCAGGCCGGATACCTGCTGCTGCAGGCCGAACCGCAAGACGCGGTCATCGCGTACCAGCAACACCTCCCCGACCTGGTGCTGCTGGACCTCAGTCACCCCGAAGCCTTCCATGCCGTGCAAAACATCCGCAAAACCAGCAACGTTCCCCTGCTCACCCACAGCCTGCAACCGAGCCTCCACACCAAAGTCCAGGCCCTGGACGCGGGAGCAGACGACTGCCTGGACCGGCATTGCCCGCCGGTTGAACTGCTCGCCCGCCTGCGGGCCCAATTGCGGCGCAACGTTCCAGCCTTGCCCAGTGACGTGCAGGCCGCCGGACTCAACCTCAACCTGGAAAGTCGGGAGGTGCATTTCGGCCAGGAACGCATCCAGGTCACCAGCAAAGAATTCGAACTGCTGGAACTCTTCGCCCGTTCCCCCGGGCGGGTGTTCAGCCGCGGCGAAATCGAGCGGCGCATCTGGCCCGACTACCAGGGAGACAGCAACGTCATTGACGTGTACATCGGGTACCTGAGACGCAAACTCGAACAGGCCGGAGCCCCCGGGTTGCTGCGCACCAAGCGCGGTCTGGGGTATGGGCTTCTAGACGAGGACATTTGA
- a CDS encoding vWA domain-containing protein, translated as MPLEVRKFGALNEVFSDIHGEEENGQLNVEVTFAIDATVENLAVAFYMDGSGSMESSGVYGRKGGLFGLGKQKNLVDEAMKVSIPYLAQKDANGSCRVAYWACGPQGDQIEPLGEVTEATLSGLMFAGPKEDGGNTLLLPAVRDFVQYIKGLIQKGERVDAALGVIVTDGHFHDSEDVIEYTHDFLAKAIVEGKFPKTVFTVVGIGNGVNAEMMEEFSHEATPADFPGREIWCYALASEITALPQLVAHLVDANTPAFHGGARIEDEQGRTVKTFEDMVPTVIAFPLPTSSRSFTLVAGDKRITQRIEVVEAEHHEG; from the coding sequence ATGCCACTGGAAGTCAGAAAATTTGGTGCTTTGAACGAAGTCTTCAGCGACATTCACGGAGAAGAAGAAAACGGCCAGCTCAACGTCGAAGTGACCTTTGCGATTGATGCCACGGTGGAAAACCTGGCGGTGGCGTTCTACATGGACGGCAGCGGCAGCATGGAATCCAGCGGGGTGTACGGACGCAAAGGGGGCCTGTTTGGCCTTGGAAAACAAAAAAACCTGGTGGATGAAGCCATGAAAGTCTCCATCCCCTACCTCGCCCAGAAAGACGCCAACGGGAGTTGCCGGGTGGCCTACTGGGCCTGCGGACCGCAAGGGGACCAGATTGAACCGCTCGGGGAGGTCACCGAAGCGACCCTCTCCGGCCTGATGTTCGCCGGCCCAAAAGAAGACGGGGGGAACACCCTGCTGCTTCCCGCCGTGCGGGACTTCGTGCAGTACATCAAAGGACTCATCCAGAAAGGCGAACGGGTGGACGCGGCCCTGGGGGTGATCGTCACCGACGGGCACTTCCATGACAGCGAAGACGTCATCGAATACACCCATGACTTCCTGGCCAAAGCCATTGTGGAAGGCAAATTCCCCAAAACGGTCTTCACGGTCGTCGGGATCGGCAACGGGGTGAACGCCGAAATGATGGAAGAATTCTCCCATGAAGCCACCCCCGCAGACTTCCCGGGCCGGGAAATCTGGTGTTACGCCCTGGCCAGCGAAATCACCGCCCTGCCGCAACTGGTGGCCCACCTGGTGGACGCCAACACCCCCGCCTTCCACGGTGGAGCGCGCATCGAAGACGAGCAGGGCAGGACCGTGAAAACCTTCGAGGACATGGTGCCCACGGTGATTGCGTTTCCCCTGCCCACCTCCAGCCGCAGCTTCACCCTGGTCGCCGGGGACAAACGCATCACCCAGCGCATCGAAGTGGTGGAGGCCGAACACCACGAGGGGTGA
- a CDS encoding cation diffusion facilitator family transporter translates to MGHHHPHGHSHTHSHAPANFGKAFLIGITLNLTYVFAELIYGLMSKSLALVSDASHNFSDVISLILAYTAVLLATRKPSAKYTYGLKSTGILASLTNAVLLLIAVGIIVWEAIERLQHPEPIQGNTVILVASLGIMINFTTAMLFAKGQKGDLNVRGAFQHLMADALVSVGVVVSGIVYLYTGWTWLDPMVSLLVALVITLGTWGLLRESLRLALAGVPHGIQLDKIQNHLQKVPGVVEVHDLHVWAFGTTETALTVHLVMEVPQNSLDFHRQLRKDLHDHFGIEHVTVQVEEPGDLPCPQASPHGV, encoded by the coding sequence ATGGGACACCACCACCCACACGGACATTCACACACGCACAGCCATGCCCCGGCCAATTTTGGCAAAGCCTTCCTCATTGGCATCACCCTCAACCTGACCTACGTTTTTGCTGAACTCATCTACGGCCTCATGTCCAAATCCCTGGCCCTGGTCAGCGACGCCAGCCACAACTTCAGCGACGTGATCAGCCTGATCCTCGCCTACACCGCAGTCCTGCTGGCCACCCGTAAGCCCTCTGCAAAGTACACCTACGGGCTGAAAAGCACCGGCATCCTCGCCTCCCTCACCAACGCTGTGCTCCTGCTGATCGCCGTGGGCATCATCGTCTGGGAAGCCATCGAACGCCTGCAGCACCCAGAACCCATCCAGGGGAACACCGTGATCCTGGTGGCCTCCCTCGGCATCATGATCAACTTCACCACCGCCATGCTCTTCGCAAAAGGACAAAAAGGGGACCTCAATGTGCGCGGGGCCTTCCAGCACCTGATGGCCGACGCCCTGGTCTCAGTCGGTGTGGTGGTGTCCGGCATCGTCTACCTGTACACCGGCTGGACCTGGCTGGACCCCATGGTGAGCCTGCTGGTGGCCCTGGTCATCACCCTGGGCACCTGGGGCCTCCTCAGGGAATCCCTGCGCCTCGCCCTGGCTGGCGTCCCCCACGGCATCCAGCTGGACAAAATCCAGAACCACCTGCAAAAGGTTCCTGGGGTGGTGGAGGTGCACGACCTGCATGTGTGGGCTTTTGGCACCACCGAAACCGCCCTCACCGTGCACCTGGTGATGGAAGTGCCCCAGAACAGCCTGGATTTCCACAGACAGCTCAGAAAAGACCTGCACGACCACTTCGGCATCGAGCACGTCACCGTGCAGGTAGAAGAACCTGGGGACCTCCCATGCCCACAAGCCTCCCCACATGGGGTGTGA
- a CDS encoding tetratricopeptide repeat protein, whose amino-acid sequence MKRFLLTFTLLVSTGHAQTSGAVGWLGAEKKTDEGLSALLSHDLAVHLGFLKPFHTQVFTPPVMTPQGPLLPMEVLYGEGFSEVTLGEHLLVLQDALGVDTVVGGVVSGNKVTVRVRQGKKEKTLTVTGQGDLLRTQTVEGVARLLGLKPHKVELTSNTAAPLLLDLKTFNILEAQKRTIPEGKLGKGLLEGITKPNTWQERAYLALMLKPGDLPGLDLSLPALKVHQAVLLEGQGQTEKADQLLANTTLPFAKTLSEVFHWNRGGKLPANWSPADRGVTSQLQAALIHAQLPSIKDTRRTLASLTPNSEFSLRGLQGVQLQKAEWKGAKATLEQLTDLNPKWLPYWTDLSWANFKLGKSAEALTTVKRALTLDPQDATSRYRLGLYQLAAGQEKEAEESYGKALQVSSASDTRVALKELWTLQNPVKLYFHAVLDEQVGSYRHASADLKTYLKSAGGEQGEKARDRLSRVVGATCTPKLGENPWTLGNGEKITVLKRKLVLSSNWNVRCEGVLPLPLTFTYQFVQDGKVLASGRAEPVQQPGLSGLKVPGVTVKLGEARDGDLTVKLTSRGGDGQVFEFAETYPLKGEASLKEEVVSSGLHLIDEQGRDIQGEDIVQVLLEQVKRVFSDREKVKKLYPELREQDRLEVLKVTPEGVEARLRKLLSLVGDTLGAGSQVFFPDEFVTPLGRTPSGGEASLNQGLKA is encoded by the coding sequence ATGAAACGGTTCCTTCTCACCTTCACCCTCCTCGTCTCCACCGGTCATGCCCAGACGTCCGGGGCGGTGGGCTGGCTGGGTGCCGAAAAGAAAACCGATGAGGGCCTCTCTGCACTCCTGTCCCATGACCTCGCCGTTCACCTGGGGTTTTTAAAGCCCTTCCACACCCAGGTGTTCACCCCTCCCGTGATGACCCCTCAGGGGCCCTTACTGCCCATGGAGGTGCTCTACGGGGAGGGTTTCAGTGAAGTGACTTTAGGGGAGCACCTGCTTGTTCTCCAGGACGCACTGGGGGTGGACACCGTGGTGGGTGGTGTGGTTTCTGGAAACAAAGTCACCGTGCGGGTCAGGCAGGGGAAAAAAGAAAAAACCCTCACCGTCACCGGACAGGGGGACCTGCTGCGGACCCAGACCGTGGAAGGGGTGGCCCGGCTCCTCGGGCTCAAACCCCACAAAGTGGAACTCACCTCCAACACCGCTGCTCCACTCCTGCTGGACCTCAAAACCTTCAACATCCTGGAGGCACAAAAGAGAACCATCCCGGAAGGGAAGCTGGGCAAAGGTCTGCTGGAAGGGATCACAAAGCCCAACACCTGGCAGGAGCGGGCTTACCTGGCCCTGATGCTGAAACCTGGTGACCTGCCTGGACTGGACCTCTCCTTGCCTGCCCTGAAGGTGCACCAGGCGGTTTTGCTGGAAGGGCAGGGGCAAACGGAGAAAGCCGATCAACTGCTGGCAAACACCACCTTGCCCTTCGCAAAGACCCTCTCTGAGGTCTTCCACTGGAACCGGGGGGGGAAACTCCCTGCAAACTGGTCTCCGGCGGACCGGGGGGTGACGTCCCAGTTGCAGGCCGCACTCATTCACGCCCAACTTCCCTCCATCAAAGACACCCGCAGGACCCTTGCCTCCCTCACCCCGAATTCGGAGTTCAGCCTCCGGGGCCTGCAGGGGGTGCAACTGCAAAAAGCCGAGTGGAAGGGAGCGAAAGCAACCCTTGAGCAGCTCACCGATCTGAACCCCAAATGGCTTCCTTACTGGACGGACCTGTCCTGGGCCAACTTCAAACTGGGCAAGTCAGCTGAGGCCCTCACCACCGTCAAACGGGCATTGACCCTCGACCCCCAGGATGCGACCTCCAGGTACCGGCTGGGCCTCTACCAGCTGGCCGCCGGGCAGGAGAAGGAGGCCGAGGAATCCTACGGGAAGGCCTTGCAGGTGAGCAGCGCAAGTGACACCCGGGTGGCTTTAAAAGAACTGTGGACCCTCCAGAACCCGGTCAAACTGTACTTCCATGCGGTGCTTGACGAGCAGGTGGGCAGTTACCGGCATGCCAGTGCAGACCTGAAAACCTACCTGAAATCCGCAGGTGGGGAACAGGGGGAAAAAGCCAGAGACCGGCTCTCCCGGGTGGTTGGGGCAACCTGCACCCCGAAACTCGGAGAGAACCCCTGGACCCTGGGGAACGGGGAGAAGATCACGGTGCTCAAACGCAAACTGGTCCTCAGTTCCAACTGGAATGTGCGCTGCGAGGGGGTGCTGCCCTTGCCCCTCACCTTCACCTACCAGTTTGTGCAAGACGGCAAGGTGCTGGCTTCCGGACGGGCAGAGCCCGTGCAGCAACCCGGTCTCAGTGGACTGAAGGTGCCCGGGGTGACCGTGAAACTCGGTGAGGCCAGGGACGGGGACCTCACCGTGAAACTCACCTCCAGGGGAGGGGACGGGCAGGTGTTTGAATTTGCCGAAACTTACCCCCTGAAGGGAGAGGCGTCCCTGAAAGAAGAAGTGGTGAGCAGTGGCCTGCACCTCATCGATGAGCAGGGACGGGACATCCAGGGCGAAGACATCGTGCAAGTCCTGCTGGAGCAGGTGAAACGGGTGTTCTCGGACAGGGAGAAAGTGAAGAAACTCTACCCTGAACTCAGAGAACAGGACCGGCTGGAGGTTTTGAAGGTCACCCCTGAAGGGGTGGAGGCCCGGCTTCGCAAACTGCTTTCCCTTGTGGGAGACACCCTCGGGGCGGGCAGTCAGGTGTTCTTCCCGGATGAGTTCGTCACCCCGCTGGGCCGAACTCCGAGCGGGGGTGAAGCTTCACTGAACCAGGGCCTGAAGGCGTGA
- a CDS encoding ZIP family metal transporter, protein MSTGPTIDTPNNKSGLWGFMIVPLILLGVLLAYLLTTGGGLQNLSGPPVEHVTVQQVRLPDAQTIQLTVVNDGPQEVTIPQLMVDDAFWTFTAKPSNTIPRFGSATFTIPYHWVQDEAHLIALMTSTGTVFEHEIPVAVLTPSFSGDLLWRFALIGLYVGIIPVALGVLWYPWMRSLSRRAMNFILSLTLGLLVYLAIGTWLDATEFAAELPAFIQGLPVTILIALLVLFTLILLGRREKKAGEKPSNLSLSYRIAFGIGLHNLGEGLAIGAAFAAGEAALGTFLVIGFTLHNITEGVGIAAPILKKNPGIKHFILLVLIAGFPAILGTWIGGFAFNPILATLFLAIGVGAILQVVFEVGLLVKKDDEKAQVNPLNWVNFTGFTAGVLVMYFTAFLVKF, encoded by the coding sequence ATGAGCACCGGACCCACCATAGACACCCCCAACAACAAAAGTGGCCTGTGGGGCTTCATGATCGTCCCCTTGATTTTGCTCGGGGTCTTGCTGGCCTACCTGCTCACCACTGGTGGAGGCCTGCAGAACCTCTCTGGTCCTCCTGTTGAGCACGTCACCGTGCAGCAAGTCAGGTTGCCCGATGCCCAGACCATCCAACTCACCGTCGTCAACGATGGACCCCAGGAGGTCACCATCCCGCAACTGATGGTCGATGACGCCTTCTGGACCTTCACGGCTAAGCCGTCCAACACCATCCCCAGGTTTGGCAGTGCCACCTTCACCATTCCCTACCACTGGGTGCAGGACGAAGCCCACCTGATTGCCCTGATGACCTCGACCGGCACCGTGTTCGAGCATGAAATCCCGGTGGCCGTGTTGACGCCGAGTTTCTCCGGGGACCTCTTGTGGCGTTTCGCCCTGATTGGCCTGTACGTTGGCATCATCCCGGTTGCCCTGGGTGTCCTCTGGTACCCGTGGATGCGCTCGCTCTCCAGGCGGGCCATGAACTTCATCCTCTCCCTGACCCTGGGCCTGCTGGTGTACCTGGCGATTGGCACCTGGCTGGACGCCACCGAATTCGCCGCTGAACTCCCCGCTTTCATTCAGGGCCTGCCCGTCACCATTCTGATTGCCCTGCTGGTGCTCTTCACCTTGATTTTGCTGGGACGCCGGGAGAAGAAAGCCGGAGAAAAACCCTCCAACCTGTCCCTGAGTTACCGCATCGCCTTCGGGATTGGCCTGCACAACCTCGGGGAAGGCCTCGCCATCGGGGCAGCCTTCGCAGCTGGTGAGGCCGCTCTGGGCACTTTCCTGGTGATTGGCTTCACCCTGCACAACATCACCGAAGGGGTGGGGATCGCTGCCCCGATCCTCAAGAAGAACCCGGGGATCAAGCACTTCATCCTGCTGGTCTTGATTGCAGGCTTCCCAGCCATCCTCGGGACCTGGATTGGTGGGTTTGCCTTCAACCCCATCCTGGCCACCCTGTTCCTCGCCATCGGTGTGGGAGCCATCCTGCAGGTGGTTTTCGAAGTGGGCCTCCTGGTCAAGAAAGACGACGAGAAAGCCCAGGTGAACCCCCTGAACTGGGTGAACTTCACCGGCTTCACGGCCGGGGTGCTGGTGATGTACTTCACCGCCTTCCTGGTCAAATTCTGA
- a CDS encoding multicopper oxidase domain-containing protein, producing MKTPLATRRNMLKGLSGLLGLLGLTTLVKAQTHQGHPENTTTPHSKHTGDNNRMLGTVNHQENGFDPMLMLVDFDYGKVSTLPSGQTLREYTIYAQDKEIEIAPGVKFAAWTYNGRVPGPSFRCTEGDRLRIKFVNTSSHPHTIHFHGIHPAEMDGTILNAPEIQPGGSFTYEFDAEPFGCHLYHCHALPLKRHIHKGLYGAFIVDPKEGRPPAKELIMVMNAFDTNFDNANDIYAVNTVAFAYANTPIPLMVGERVRIYLINILEFDFINSFHLHANMFDYYDHGTTLTPTSKTVDTISQVQGQRGILEFSYRFPGQYMFHPHISEFTELGWMGHFNVVKKEDYEEALKNSGVDMTWHQKSMQGKGGKS from the coding sequence ATGAAAACCCCACTTGCAACCCGCCGGAACATGCTCAAAGGCCTCAGTGGCCTGCTGGGCCTGCTGGGCCTCACCACCCTGGTGAAAGCCCAGACCCACCAGGGCCACCCGGAAAACACCACCACGCCCCACAGCAAACACACCGGCGACAACAACCGCATGCTGGGCACCGTGAACCATCAGGAAAACGGCTTTGACCCCATGCTGATGCTGGTCGATTTCGATTACGGCAAGGTCTCCACCCTCCCCTCCGGCCAGACCCTCAGGGAGTACACCATTTACGCCCAGGACAAAGAAATCGAAATTGCCCCCGGGGTGAAATTCGCCGCCTGGACCTACAACGGACGGGTCCCGGGCCCCAGTTTCCGCTGCACCGAAGGGGACCGCCTCAGGATCAAGTTCGTGAACACCAGCAGCCACCCCCACACCATCCACTTCCACGGCATCCACCCCGCTGAGATGGACGGCACCATCCTCAATGCCCCGGAAATCCAGCCCGGGGGAAGTTTCACCTATGAGTTTGACGCCGAGCCTTTCGGGTGCCACCTGTACCACTGCCATGCGTTGCCTTTAAAACGCCACATCCACAAAGGCCTGTACGGCGCGTTCATCGTGGACCCCAAGGAAGGCCGCCCCCCCGCCAAGGAACTCATCATGGTGATGAACGCCTTTGACACCAACTTCGACAATGCGAATGACATTTACGCCGTAAACACCGTGGCCTTTGCCTACGCCAACACCCCCATCCCCCTGATGGTCGGGGAGCGGGTGCGGATTTACCTGATCAACATCCTGGAATTCGACTTCATCAACTCCTTTCACCTGCACGCCAACATGTTCGACTACTACGACCACGGCACCACCCTCACCCCCACCTCCAAGACCGTGGACACCATCTCACAGGTGCAGGGCCAGCGGGGCATCCTGGAATTCAGCTATCGCTTCCCCGGGCAGTACATGTTCCACCCCCACATCAGTGAATTCACCGAACTCGGCTGGATGGGACACTTCAACGTGGTGAAAAAAGAAGATTACGAAGAGGCCCTGAAAAACAGCGGGGTGGACATGACCTGGCACCAGAAGAGCATGCAGGGCAAAGGAGGCAAGTCATGA